Proteins encoded in a region of the Elizabethkingia bruuniana genome:
- a CDS encoding phage holin family protein, producing MMKEYMIRLSDYVVGENHRGIFSFSKYVLYGVFAYLNIEAEVITILSVLMIIDTFCGITKSLRLGNKFNISIMAWGFATKFLILIIPLVVALMGKPLHKDFTWAVDVTIRVLIVNEGLSILANIASVYSRKNIQNVDLISRLIAWIRSLFISMAEKFMQNIKVNSDKGDKDLDI from the coding sequence ATGATGAAAGAATATATGATAAGACTTTCTGACTATGTTGTGGGAGAAAATCACAGAGGCATATTTAGTTTTTCTAAATATGTCTTATATGGGGTATTCGCCTATTTAAATATTGAAGCTGAGGTGATTACTATTTTGTCAGTATTGATGATTATAGACACATTCTGTGGAATAACCAAAAGTTTAAGACTAGGAAATAAATTTAATATAAGCATTATGGCTTGGGGATTTGCCACTAAGTTTTTAATACTCATTATTCCTTTGGTTGTTGCTTTAATGGGCAAACCTTTGCATAAGGATTTCACCTGGGCAGTGGATGTAACTATACGAGTATTGATCGTGAATGAAGGACTTTCGATACTAGCCAATATAGCTTCAGTTTATTCCCGAAAGAATATTCAAAATGTAGATTTAATATCGCGGCTTATTGCATGGATAAGAAGCTTATTTATAAGCATGGCAGAAAAGTTTATGCAAAATATAAAAGTTAATAGTGATAAAGGAGATAAGGATCTGGATATTTAG
- a CDS encoding CotH kinase family protein, with protein sequence MEVNKELISYIKASELPKVGNPVSGDLIHAQGDNLSATPISYFIDKISSGIYGRLTTSTVVPGTGYYKYDVAQAGTYTNINPAITITQQELDENFVFVTVSNGVAEKLLSKKPNSKVETWSAKAYEKGSQVFYKGAIYEAVLGTQSTDIPGEAPETVWMLKVQGALIRSGKKTLVQLLDAAGNQIAKWDDNGNFVTNYDANIIPVSAVKGLEYFLKDTDYALKELMNALSFKYTNERGFYRDAQLDTNLRSDIVDFADSELKKYIYVDENGEVFISKLRVGKLRDSEKDHAAKYEIFDGTELAVPEQTMLYLDILQGPLPIDSGPSRAPTQQICELRDAKRKKIGVFNTEMSIQGQYTAGLMKPGYSIDLFNDKGKAVTLKIGDRPPLKGFHLKAYLTDFTHTRDVGGGLLWQTFIRSNKYPYNHFKAIYAKKSPNTLDYEGFSTDAQYALIGVPCEVRIAGRFQGLYVLRTKKTDSIYAINSKRDTCIFIESQAELAAPAGMPVGLGSYEYKNFEEVAVAYEIRSPKAKNITATTKTNTMRFFKWCRDVFTGTLDAAAVRASYADYINLPHWLDWIIIAEFLLHWDTISNNAGYVSYDGLHFSPILIDMDLTIDVDKTKQHTVNQLIITADIFPKLRTIFLPELKARYTELRKSGVLSNEAVRKIYGGISRGIPWPVYEAEFKKWNTPGWWWWNNFVPSMDLLYDTCKYRLDFLDSQWLNP encoded by the coding sequence ATGGAAGTAAATAAAGAATTAATCAGTTATATAAAAGCAAGTGAGCTGCCTAAGGTAGGTAATCCGGTCTCTGGAGATTTAATACATGCACAGGGCGATAATCTTAGCGCCACGCCTATAAGCTATTTTATAGACAAAATTAGTAGTGGTATCTATGGAAGGCTTACTACATCAACTGTAGTGCCGGGTACTGGTTATTATAAATATGATGTAGCACAGGCCGGAACTTATACCAATATAAACCCGGCTATTACAATTACCCAGCAAGAATTGGATGAAAACTTTGTATTTGTAACGGTAAGTAACGGAGTAGCAGAAAAACTGCTAAGTAAGAAACCTAATTCAAAGGTTGAAACATGGAGTGCTAAAGCATATGAAAAAGGAAGTCAGGTTTTTTATAAAGGGGCAATCTATGAAGCTGTTTTAGGTACACAATCTACTGATATACCTGGAGAAGCTCCGGAAACTGTATGGATGCTTAAAGTGCAAGGTGCATTAATTAGATCAGGTAAAAAAACTTTAGTTCAGTTATTGGATGCGGCTGGAAATCAAATAGCTAAATGGGATGATAATGGGAATTTCGTTACTAATTATGATGCTAATATCATCCCTGTTAGTGCTGTTAAGGGGTTAGAGTATTTTTTAAAAGATACGGATTATGCTTTAAAGGAATTGATGAATGCTCTAAGTTTTAAATATACTAATGAGCGCGGGTTCTATAGGGATGCCCAACTCGATACAAATCTTAGATCTGATATCGTTGATTTTGCCGACTCAGAGCTTAAAAAGTACATTTATGTTGATGAAAATGGTGAAGTTTTTATAAGTAAATTAAGAGTAGGCAAATTAAGGGACTCAGAAAAAGATCATGCTGCTAAATATGAAATTTTTGACGGAACAGAACTAGCTGTACCAGAGCAGACAATGTTATACTTAGATATTCTACAAGGTCCTTTACCTATAGATAGTGGTCCATCAAGAGCTCCTACTCAACAGATTTGCGAGCTGCGCGATGCTAAAAGGAAAAAGATTGGTGTATTTAATACCGAGATGTCTATACAAGGTCAGTATACTGCTGGATTAATGAAGCCAGGTTATTCTATAGATTTATTCAACGATAAAGGTAAGGCTGTAACATTGAAGATAGGGGATAGGCCGCCTTTAAAAGGGTTCCATCTTAAAGCATATCTTACTGATTTTACACATACCAGAGATGTTGGCGGAGGGTTGCTATGGCAGACGTTTATCCGGTCAAATAAATATCCGTATAATCATTTTAAAGCTATATATGCTAAAAAGTCTCCTAATACTCTTGACTACGAAGGTTTTAGTACAGATGCTCAATACGCTTTAATAGGAGTTCCGTGTGAAGTCCGAATTGCTGGTAGATTTCAGGGATTATATGTATTGCGAACTAAAAAAACGGATTCTATATATGCAATAAACTCCAAAAGAGATACTTGTATTTTCATTGAATCTCAAGCTGAATTAGCTGCACCCGCAGGAATGCCTGTAGGACTTGGAAGTTATGAGTATAAGAATTTCGAAGAAGTAGCTGTAGCTTACGAAATTAGAAGCCCTAAAGCTAAAAATATAACGGCTACTACGAAAACGAATACTATGAGATTTTTCAAATGGTGTAGGGATGTTTTCACAGGAACGTTAGATGCAGCAGCGGTACGAGCTTCATATGCAGATTATATCAATCTGCCACATTGGTTAGATTGGATTATAATAGCAGAATTCTTACTTCATTGGGATACAATTAGTAATAATGCAGGGTATGTTTCTTATGACGGTTTACACTTTAGTCCAATCCTTATTGATATGGATCTAACTATTGATGTTGATAAAACAAAACAACATACAGTAAATCAATTAATAATAACAGCAGATATATTTCCTAAGCTAAGGACTATATTTCTTCCAGAACTTAAGGCTAGATACACAGAACTTAGAAAATCTGGGGTATTATCTAATGAAGCTGTCCGCAAAATATATGGAGGGATATCAAGAGGGATTCCATGGCCTGTATATGAAGCTGAATTTAAGAAGTGGAATACACCAGGCTGGTGGTGGTGGAATAACTTCGTGCCAAGTATGGATTTATTATATGATACTTGTAAATATAGATTAGATTTTTTAGATAGCCAATGGCTTAACCCTTAA
- a CDS encoding CotH kinase family protein has product MEVNKELISYIKASELPKIGNPVSGDLIHAQGDNLSATPISYFIDKISSGIYGRLTTSTVVSGTGYYKYDVAQAGTYTNINPAITITQQELDENFVFVTVNSGVAEKLLSKKPNSKVDTWISKTYEKTNQVFHNGIIYEAVADIQATDVPGESDKWKLIMAGFSSIGNANLLEFATKDGSGLFTIDKDGYLWANYAPNSISKSIIQGLPDDIKTLYEGAFKKEYKLDLLQILTKDGSVGISQERDGTIYIPRLRTDDLDYNKIKPEIKKEIFNGAFYDIPELSQLKLNFSITFPVDLGDVRRGTVDFMIGERILFTANCEISVQGNYSASWMVPKKGFTLDLFNADWKKLKVKTGKLPALDSFHLKAYWTDANKVKELFNMRLWKQLILSRPYPESSFKVLNPSISTSLEQSINSSEAPFVLDGTPTVVLNQGSFMGCYILRMKKHAAVFALDTKNQNHILLDSQIYNVGIGNKSAYATYEGIATDYELRSPKAPSQKAKDSISRFFGYMRDVYEGRKSFSGTYQDYLVLNGWIDFLLQCELIGHWDAIVNNAMYITYDGIHWMPVLIDTDFTLGVAEVPFGKVQPAPTGANSWYIGSKDIFPKFRTQLLPEIKARYAQVRNTILSMENMTKLLTNIGSSFSRSDIETDLKKWGVVTLPEAIESTDNILRFLQDRKDFLDSKFL; this is encoded by the coding sequence ATGGAAGTAAACAAAGAATTAATCAGTTATATAAAAGCAAGTGAGCTACCTAAGATAGGTAATCCTGTCTCTGGAGATTTAATACATGCACAGGGGGATAATCTTAGTGCAACCCCAATTAGTTATTTTATAGATAAAATTAGTAGCGGTATCTATGGAAGACTTACTACATCAACTGTAGTATCAGGCACTGGTTATTATAAATATGATGTAGCACAGGCCGGAACCTATACTAATATAAATCCAGCTATTACGATTACCCAGCAAGAGTTGGATGAAAACTTTGTATTTGTAACGGTAAATAGCGGAGTAGCAGAAAAACTATTGAGTAAGAAACCTAACTCAAAGGTTGATACATGGATTTCAAAAACTTATGAAAAAACAAATCAGGTATTTCATAACGGTATAATCTACGAGGCTGTTGCAGATATACAGGCAACTGATGTGCCAGGTGAATCCGATAAATGGAAATTAATCATGGCTGGTTTTAGCTCCATAGGCAATGCTAATTTACTGGAGTTTGCCACAAAAGATGGATCAGGCCTTTTCACTATTGATAAAGATGGTTATTTATGGGCTAATTATGCTCCAAATTCAATTTCTAAAAGTATAATACAAGGTTTACCAGATGATATAAAAACATTATATGAAGGCGCTTTTAAAAAGGAATACAAATTAGACCTTCTGCAAATACTTACTAAAGATGGATCTGTAGGTATTTCTCAGGAAAGGGATGGGACGATATATATTCCCAGGTTAAGAACAGATGATCTAGATTATAACAAGATAAAGCCAGAAATAAAAAAAGAGATATTTAATGGTGCCTTTTATGATATACCTGAGTTAAGTCAATTAAAATTGAATTTCTCCATAACGTTTCCAGTAGACTTGGGTGATGTTCGGAGAGGAACTGTTGATTTTATGATTGGCGAGAGAATATTATTTACTGCCAATTGCGAAATATCCGTACAAGGAAATTATTCCGCTTCGTGGATGGTTCCCAAAAAGGGTTTTACTTTAGATTTATTCAATGCTGATTGGAAAAAGCTGAAAGTTAAAACAGGGAAATTGCCTGCTTTAGATTCATTCCATTTAAAAGCCTATTGGACGGATGCAAATAAAGTTAAAGAGTTATTCAATATGAGATTGTGGAAGCAATTAATTTTGTCACGCCCATATCCGGAAAGTTCATTTAAAGTTTTAAATCCAAGCATCAGCACTTCATTAGAGCAGTCTATAAATTCTTCTGAAGCTCCTTTTGTACTTGATGGTACACCTACAGTAGTTTTAAATCAGGGCTCATTTATGGGGTGTTACATCCTTAGAATGAAAAAGCATGCAGCTGTTTTTGCTTTAGATACTAAAAATCAGAATCATATACTATTAGATTCTCAAATTTATAATGTCGGAATAGGTAATAAATCTGCTTATGCTACTTATGAAGGTATAGCAACTGATTACGAATTAAGGAGTCCTAAGGCCCCATCACAAAAAGCAAAAGATAGCATAAGCAGATTTTTTGGATATATGCGAGATGTGTATGAGGGTAGAAAAAGTTTTTCCGGAACATATCAGGATTATTTGGTATTGAATGGATGGATTGATTTTTTATTACAATGCGAATTAATAGGACATTGGGACGCTATAGTAAATAATGCAATGTATATTACATATGATGGTATTCATTGGATGCCTGTATTAATAGATACAGATTTTACACTAGGTGTAGCTGAAGTTCCTTTTGGAAAAGTTCAACCAGCTCCAACGGGTGCTAATTCATGGTACATAGGAAGCAAAGATATATTTCCAAAATTCAGAACGCAGTTATTGCCAGAAATAAAGGCTAGATACGCACAAGTTAGAAATACAATTTTATCAATGGAAAACATGACTAAACTGTTAACCAATATAGGTAGTTCATTTAGCCGATCTGATATAGAAACCGATTTAAAAAAATGGGGAGTTGTAACGCTTCCTGAAGCAATAGAGAGTACAGATAATATTCTAAGATTCTTACAGGATAGAAAAGACTTCCTGGATTCAAAATTTTTATAA
- a CDS encoding phage tail tube protein: MERYIKGEESIFYIKYNGVWCPIACEKSSTMSEDADMITTTTRENGGWESQKPTLQRYSISLSGQAVKEDKPGILSYWRIRQLKRNRTLIEWQRKNLYGYYIDSGRAYISSISDGNEVDSYMTFTATLVGYGKPEESDERVYVLANERDKVVVNEVENALGAKK; this comes from the coding sequence ATGGAGCGGTATATAAAAGGAGAGGAATCAATATTTTACATTAAGTACAACGGAGTATGGTGCCCTATTGCTTGTGAAAAATCTTCAACAATGTCGGAAGATGCTGATATGATTACTACAACTACCCGGGAAAATGGGGGCTGGGAGTCCCAAAAACCTACATTACAAAGATATAGTATATCATTGTCGGGGCAGGCAGTTAAAGAAGATAAGCCTGGAATATTATCATATTGGAGAATTCGTCAGCTGAAACGAAACAGAACACTCATAGAATGGCAGAGGAAAAACCTTTATGGCTATTATATAGACAGTGGGAGGGCTTATATATCATCTATAAGCGATGGTAATGAAGTAGACTCTTATATGACGTTTACGGCAACATTAGTTGGCTATGGCAAGCCGGAGGAAAGTGATGAAAGAGTATATGTTTTAGCCAACGAACGTGATAAAGTTGTTGTAAATGAAGTAGAAAATGCTTTGGGGGCAAAAAAATAA
- a CDS encoding M15 family metallopeptidase, with product MTYKLDARSISNLDKIHPNLVKIMKCAITNSPVDFTIIEGVRTLKRQQDLYAQGRAKPGIKVTNADGIRNKSNHQVKKDGYGYAVDLYPFFNGKVQVNHPDTLKKLKLIADHIKKVAKELEVNIIWGGDWKQLYDPAHFELK from the coding sequence ATGACATATAAATTAGATGCAAGAAGTATAAGTAATTTAGATAAAATACATCCAAATCTTGTTAAGATAATGAAATGTGCTATCACAAATAGTCCGGTAGATTTTACAATAATAGAAGGTGTCCGAACATTAAAACGTCAACAGGATTTATACGCACAAGGCAGAGCAAAACCAGGAATAAAAGTTACCAACGCTGACGGTATTAGGAATAAATCTAATCATCAGGTTAAAAAAGATGGTTACGGCTATGCGGTGGATCTTTATCCATTTTTTAATGGTAAAGTTCAGGTGAATCATCCAGATACTTTGAAAAAATTAAAATTAATTGCAGATCATATTAAAAAAGTAGCAAAAGAGTTGGAGGTTAATATTATCTGGGGAGGTGATTGGAAACAGCTATATGATCCGGCTCACTTTGAATTAAAATAA
- a CDS encoding BspA family leucine-rich repeat surface protein: MKTLVLKGLDNPTKLLPPANSFVVKVVKKGNGTGTGKIGFGFNPWQQQRTLKIKGGVFILPDNTEVTEMSIPSDPNNQKRYRLDDEYGYISFSYLDSLDNLTIFREYTAENTVNSPEVDYNFTMHNLYDRNLVFQNNKNFNRPIWGLRFSKYIGTFIPGQGWTNAQSMMMLFQEMPEFNQSVSHLVPSDAKFTSYWFDRAYKFNQPLDMWDMSGVIDTGVMFRQAYAFNQDITMWDVSNVLSMDSMFLDANSFNQDVSKWNFNKEVRLNNFLTRSGLDSENYGKLLKKLDSMDFSTRVEPKVLGAEGLTYLKVYQANKDSLVAKGWSIADAGASFQ, translated from the coding sequence ATGAAAACATTAGTATTAAAAGGATTAGATAATCCAACAAAATTACTACCTCCTGCAAATAGTTTTGTAGTTAAGGTTGTTAAAAAAGGAAATGGTACAGGGACTGGTAAGATAGGATTTGGATTCAATCCGTGGCAGCAGCAAAGGACTCTTAAAATAAAAGGAGGTGTATTTATTCTGCCTGACAACACAGAAGTTACTGAGATGTCAATACCTTCCGATCCTAATAATCAAAAGAGATACAGGCTAGATGATGAATACGGGTATATTTCATTCAGCTATTTAGACTCTTTAGATAATTTAACTATATTTAGAGAGTATACTGCCGAAAATACTGTAAATAGCCCAGAGGTAGACTATAATTTCACAATGCATAATCTTTATGATAGAAATTTAGTTTTTCAGAATAATAAAAACTTTAATAGACCAATATGGGGATTAAGATTTAGTAAATACATTGGCACTTTTATACCGGGCCAAGGTTGGACTAATGCCCAAAGTATGATGATGTTGTTTCAGGAGATGCCGGAGTTTAACCAGTCAGTAAGCCATTTAGTGCCTAGTGATGCAAAATTTACCTCTTATTGGTTTGATAGAGCTTATAAATTTAATCAGCCTTTGGACATGTGGGATATGTCCGGTGTGATAGATACGGGGGTAATGTTTAGGCAAGCGTATGCTTTTAATCAAGATATTACAATGTGGGACGTGTCTAATGTTTTGTCAATGGATTCTATGTTTTTAGACGCAAACTCATTTAACCAGGATGTTTCTAAATGGAATTTTAATAAAGAAGTTAGATTGAATAATTTTCTAACTAGATCAGGCTTGGATTCAGAAAATTATGGTAAGCTTCTTAAAAAACTAGATAGTATGGATTTTTCTACAAGAGTAGAGCCAAAGGTCTTAGGTGCAGAAGGGTTAACCTATTTAAAAGTCTATCAGGCGAATAAGGATTCTTTAGTTGCCAAAGGTTGGTCTATTGCCGATGCTGGTGCATCATTTCAATAA
- a CDS encoding carboxypeptidase regulatory-like domain-containing protein, translating to MPFFNVVHAQQRISGYIYDETGKSLSGIRVYNITTGNEIISGEQGNFSIIASSGDELRFISVHFERAFRIISHEDFGKNLTIKLTSVIREIEKVELGFKPTGDFLKDINRLPRNKKKESMDEHIKESIALGENKMITKPVAKIPESFDYTGIVKGGFPVGDIRDRRDKYHLMNWIRESLGEDYFASMQIPQSRVDRFISYSLAGFDISKLLKYGIYTDQDLTNIKVQMEEKKDDFIKAIKKTNETR from the coding sequence TTGCCGTTTTTTAATGTTGTACACGCTCAGCAGCGCATTAGCGGGTATATATATGATGAAACAGGAAAGAGTCTTTCAGGAATCAGGGTTTATAATATAACCACAGGAAATGAAATAATATCGGGAGAACAGGGCAACTTTAGTATTATTGCCAGCTCCGGAGATGAGTTGAGGTTTATTTCTGTTCATTTTGAAAGAGCTTTCAGAATAATTTCACATGAAGATTTTGGCAAAAACTTAACAATAAAGCTTACTTCTGTAATACGGGAAATAGAGAAAGTAGAATTAGGATTTAAGCCTACAGGAGATTTTTTGAAAGATATAAACAGGCTGCCCCGAAATAAGAAAAAAGAAAGTATGGACGAACATATAAAAGAATCCATAGCTTTGGGCGAAAATAAGATGATAACAAAACCTGTAGCAAAAATACCTGAATCATTCGACTATACAGGAATCGTAAAAGGAGGCTTTCCGGTTGGAGATATAAGGGACAGAAGAGATAAATATCACCTGATGAATTGGATAAGAGAAAGCTTAGGAGAAGATTATTTTGCATCAATGCAAATTCCGCAGTCCAGAGTCGACAGATTTATTTCTTACTCATTGGCAGGGTTTGATATCTCAAAATTATTAAAGTACGGAATATATACCGATCAGGATCTAACAAATATAAAAGTGCAGATGGAAGAAAAAAAGGATGATTTTATAAAGGCAATTAAAAAAACAAATGAAACAAGATAA
- a CDS encoding BspA family leucine-rich repeat surface protein — protein sequence MNSLILKSPGTSLRALPLADHMCLRIFRTPETDQNKFLHIRFDGAGMVKIVGGRMYESLDDAVGKTELYDNGAEYGMLIKINPNENDCYLCFPDDAPYRWRIRYGVGYLPYNVDDPTVPKADWTSNLYNLRSLTSMFQWLTVLKNQPIYGIKHTPDYGIGGSLHHTFDGCSEFNEPIESLDTRNYVDFTAAFNDCFKFNKPIGKLNVKSAKTFQEMFRRCFNLNRSIKDWGDLSWVDNFDAMFLECVSFDQDLSHIKFHKEAYFERIIMWSGMGPENYGKFLKNLDSLDFTGRTTPKVLNADGLFYDPKYKSNRDSLIAKGWTIMDAGVITYTIV from the coding sequence ATGAATAGTTTAATATTAAAATCTCCAGGCACATCTCTTAGAGCTTTGCCTTTGGCAGATCATATGTGTCTCCGGATTTTCAGAACTCCTGAGACAGATCAGAACAAATTTTTACACATTAGATTTGACGGCGCAGGGATGGTGAAGATTGTAGGAGGAAGGATGTATGAATCTTTAGACGATGCGGTTGGTAAAACAGAGTTATACGATAATGGAGCAGAGTATGGAATGCTAATTAAAATTAATCCAAACGAGAATGATTGTTACTTATGTTTTCCTGACGATGCACCTTATAGATGGAGAATAAGATACGGAGTTGGATATCTTCCTTATAATGTAGACGATCCTACAGTACCTAAAGCAGATTGGACCAGTAATTTATATAATTTAAGGTCATTAACGTCCATGTTTCAATGGCTTACTGTATTGAAAAATCAGCCGATATATGGAATAAAACATACACCAGATTACGGTATAGGAGGAAGTTTACATCACACATTTGATGGATGTTCTGAATTTAATGAGCCTATAGAATCATTAGATACTAGAAATTATGTTGATTTTACCGCCGCTTTCAATGATTGTTTTAAATTTAATAAGCCTATAGGTAAGTTAAATGTTAAGAGTGCCAAAACATTTCAAGAAATGTTTAGAAGATGCTTTAATTTGAATAGGTCTATTAAAGATTGGGGAGACTTATCTTGGGTAGATAATTTCGATGCCATGTTTTTGGAATGTGTTTCTTTTGACCAAGATTTATCACATATTAAATTCCATAAAGAAGCATACTTCGAACGAATAATTATGTGGTCGGGAATGGGACCTGAAAATTATGGTAAATTTTTAAAGAATTTAGATTCTTTAGACTTTACAGGACGTACTACGCCTAAGGTTTTGAATGCTGATGGTTTGTTTTACGACCCCAAGTACAAATCTAACAGAGATTCTTTGATTGCCAAAGGATGGACTATCATGGATGCTGGTGTTATAACTTATACAATTGTTTAA